The following coding sequences lie in one Megalodesulfovibrio gigas DSM 1382 = ATCC 19364 genomic window:
- a CDS encoding flagellar hook assembly protein FlgD yields the protein MIVNVNDSLGLSSTGYTVKDSSATGSDELGKDTFLTLLITQLSNQDPLNPMADTEFTSQLAQFSSLEQLTKIADGVDTLNDGTERQDMLSSVSFIGKEVVAEGNTFSKTEDGVTTLWFEIEEPMASGFVNIYDQSGGLVQTLELGAYQAGRHEVTWDGTDYKGNSQPNGIYGVGMSCEGVDGELVLVNMDVAGVVSGVKAESGTFYLQLKDGRSVDFASIKEVVSDSSASEDTGDDTEDTSSTS from the coding sequence ATGATTGTCAATGTGAATGACAGCCTCGGTCTCAGCAGTACCGGCTACACCGTCAAAGACAGCTCCGCCACCGGCTCCGATGAACTGGGCAAGGACACGTTCCTCACCCTGCTCATCACCCAGTTGTCCAACCAGGACCCGCTGAACCCCATGGCCGACACGGAATTCACGTCCCAGTTGGCCCAGTTCTCCAGCCTGGAACAGCTGACCAAAATTGCCGACGGTGTGGACACGCTCAACGACGGCACCGAGCGGCAAGATATGCTCAGTTCCGTGAGCTTCATCGGCAAGGAAGTGGTTGCCGAAGGCAATACTTTCTCCAAAACCGAAGACGGCGTCACCACCCTGTGGTTCGAAATCGAAGAACCCATGGCCAGTGGCTTCGTCAACATTTACGATCAGTCCGGCGGTCTCGTGCAGACCCTCGAACTGGGCGCCTACCAGGCCGGTCGCCACGAGGTCACCTGGGATGGCACGGACTACAAAGGAAACAGTCAGCCCAACGGCATTTACGGAGTGGGCATGTCCTGCGAAGGCGTGGATGGCGAACTGGTGCTCGTCAACATGGATGTGGCGGGCGTGGTTTCCGGGGTCAAGGCAGAAAGCGGCACGTTCTACTTGCAGCTCAAGGACGGCCGCAGCGTGGACTTCGCTTCCATCAAGGAAGTGGTCAGCGACAGCAGCGCGTCTGAAGACACTGGCGACGACACCGAGGACACCAGCTCGACCAGCTAG
- a CDS encoding flagellar hook protein FlgE encodes MSLTSSLWTGVSGMLTHGERMTVVGNNISNVNTVGFKSSHMHFADFMSQDYVTSGSTPAQIGRGTKVSAIYGDFAQGSFETTNESTDLAISGNGFFGVSPLGSDERYYTRAGNFRFDKNGYLKDPNGYVLQGWGLTTRTLDSSSTSQNSDSLTQVTRTGSITNIKLDAGGVADPQHTSNVSLITQLDLDGGDNTSDPANPYFSLLNAWDGSQETPLSSMQYAYQTTLKVYDEAGSPHTLTVYYDQVSNAEGKNAWEYIVTMDPSEDKRFFGGTATADNTVAGTSAAGLLMAGTLTFNSYGQIESMSAYTLQADANNTDGFKNLDYWRPTSISDNGYPQFAANFTGLGNASSVVNADGTPIDPPLANASGKLIELNVGLQASNTRTWVDPLATAGGSSRASDMGNTHTTADLPSFGTNATRHSSASTSFDSASSDLYQSQDGYTFGYLQNVLVTSEGVIQGNFSNGVTLDLYQLALFDFNNKTGLRREGGNLFSETREAPLTSSQPAGTGSMGSISSGSLELSNVDLAEEFVDMITTQRGFSANGKVITTTDSMLAEVIMLKR; translated from the coding sequence ATGAGCCTGACATCTTCCCTGTGGACCGGCGTTTCCGGCATGCTCACTCATGGAGAACGCATGACGGTGGTGGGCAACAACATCTCCAACGTCAATACCGTGGGCTTCAAGTCGTCCCACATGCATTTTGCGGACTTTATGAGCCAGGACTATGTCACCTCCGGCAGCACGCCCGCGCAAATTGGCCGCGGCACCAAGGTGTCGGCCATTTATGGAGACTTTGCCCAAGGCTCCTTTGAGACCACCAACGAATCCACGGACCTGGCCATCTCCGGCAACGGGTTCTTCGGCGTCTCCCCCCTGGGTTCGGACGAGCGGTATTACACCAGGGCCGGCAACTTCCGGTTCGACAAGAATGGCTACCTCAAGGATCCCAACGGGTACGTACTGCAAGGCTGGGGCTTGACCACCCGGACCCTGGACTCCAGCAGCACGTCTCAGAACTCGGACAGCCTGACCCAGGTGACGCGCACGGGCAGCATCACCAACATCAAGCTGGATGCCGGTGGCGTGGCCGACCCGCAGCACACCAGCAACGTGAGCCTCATCACGCAGTTGGATCTGGATGGCGGCGACAACACCAGCGATCCGGCCAACCCGTACTTCTCTTTGCTCAACGCCTGGGACGGCTCGCAGGAAACGCCCCTGAGCTCCATGCAGTACGCCTACCAGACCACCCTCAAGGTCTACGACGAAGCAGGCAGCCCGCATACGCTGACCGTGTATTACGACCAGGTTTCCAACGCCGAAGGCAAAAACGCCTGGGAATACATCGTCACCATGGACCCCTCCGAGGACAAGCGCTTCTTTGGCGGCACCGCCACCGCAGACAACACCGTCGCCGGCACCTCTGCCGCCGGGCTGCTCATGGCTGGCACGCTCACCTTCAATTCGTACGGGCAGATCGAAAGCATGTCTGCCTACACCCTGCAGGCCGACGCCAACAATACCGACGGCTTCAAAAACCTGGACTACTGGCGGCCCACGAGCATCTCTGACAACGGCTATCCCCAGTTTGCGGCAAACTTTACCGGGCTGGGCAACGCAAGCTCAGTGGTGAATGCCGACGGCACGCCCATCGATCCGCCGCTGGCCAACGCCTCAGGCAAGCTCATTGAGCTGAACGTCGGGCTGCAGGCCTCCAACACCCGCACCTGGGTGGACCCCCTGGCCACGGCCGGCGGATCGTCCCGGGCCTCGGACATGGGCAACACCCATACCACGGCCGATCTGCCCAGCTTCGGCACCAACGCCACGCGCCATTCGTCTGCCTCCACCAGCTTCGACAGCGCCTCCTCCGACTTGTACCAATCCCAGGACGGCTACACCTTCGGCTACCTGCAAAACGTGCTTGTCACCAGCGAAGGCGTCATCCAGGGCAATTTCTCCAACGGGGTGACGCTGGATCTCTACCAGCTGGCGCTGTTCGACTTCAACAACAAGACGGGCCTGCGCCGCGAAGGGGGCAACCTGTTCTCCGAAACGCGCGAGGCGCCCCTGACCAGCTCGCAACCGGCAGGCACCGGCAGCATGGGCTCCATCTCCTCCGGCTCGCTGGAACTCTCCAACGTGGACCTGGCTGAAGAATTTGTGGATATGATCACCACCCAACGCGGCTTCTCCGCCAACGGCAAGGTCATCACCACCACGGACTCCATGCTCGCCGAAGTCATCATGCTCAAGCGCTAG
- a CDS encoding flagellin N-terminal helical domain-containing protein: protein MSLVINHNLMAMNAARNLGESYGRLSTSTRRLSSGLRVGTAADDAAGLAIRELMRADIATMQQGIRNANDAISLIQTADGALQVIDEKLIRLKELAEQAATGTYNSDQRVLIDSEFQAMMSEITRIANATDFNGVKLLDGNLSGDPTLHPGATHNGDGVVSTGPLKIHFGTGNDSAEDYYFINIGAATASALGFWNPLTGANYRIDTQSLAQNMLSVINLAIISKDTIRGQLGALQNRLQNTITNLSIQAENLQASESRISDVDVATEMTEFVRNQILTQGAVAMLAQANSLPRLAMQLIGGG from the coding sequence ATGTCCCTGGTTATCAATCACAACCTCATGGCCATGAACGCCGCCCGGAATCTTGGCGAGAGCTATGGACGGCTCTCCACCTCCACGCGGCGTCTTTCCTCCGGCCTGAGAGTCGGCACCGCGGCAGACGACGCCGCCGGTCTGGCCATCCGCGAACTCATGCGCGCGGACATCGCCACCATGCAGCAAGGCATCCGCAACGCCAACGACGCCATCTCCCTGATCCAGACAGCAGATGGCGCGCTGCAGGTCATTGATGAAAAGCTCATCCGCCTCAAGGAACTTGCCGAACAGGCGGCCACGGGCACTTACAACTCTGACCAGCGTGTGCTCATCGACTCCGAATTCCAGGCGATGATGTCGGAAATCACCCGAATCGCCAACGCCACGGACTTCAACGGCGTCAAGCTGCTGGACGGCAATCTTTCCGGCGACCCCACGCTTCACCCGGGCGCCACCCACAACGGCGACGGCGTAGTATCCACGGGGCCGCTGAAGATCCACTTCGGCACAGGCAACGATTCTGCGGAAGACTACTATTTCATCAACATCGGTGCTGCCACGGCATCGGCCCTGGGCTTTTGGAACCCGTTGACCGGGGCCAACTACCGCATCGACACCCAGAGCCTGGCCCAGAACATGTTGAGCGTCATCAACCTGGCCATCATTTCCAAGGATACCATCCGCGGCCAGCTGGGCGCCTTGCAGAACCGGTTGCAGAACACCATCACCAACCTGTCCATCCAGGCTGAAAACCTGCAGGCCTCGGAATCGCGTATTTCCGACGTCGATGTGGCCACGGAAATGACGGAATTCGTCCGCAACCAAATTCTCACCCAGGGCGCGGTGGCCATGCTTGCCCAGGCCAACAGCCTGCCGCGGCTGGCCATGCAGCTCATCGGCGGCGGCTAA
- a CDS encoding DUF6976 family protein: MSQSILTVDEAKAAIAGGRVLLLAGDETVLRSLPKGAWVGGTIPYFMSKKFGGLASKDMVFATDLTEIVASWELQRYDAESVAQVYVKAPENGFSFIIIPATSPTHLSFALNAPNYEQFGVRPLVGWISGVHLEDLGKVTPKVFDGQTGEGIEDGALVMAVTLPAGKAASLGIVNLFEQGAGDTLTFPESGFATQDVFVNGKRTNFAHYLTEKQLDTKLPLVADYYGASVNISFQSVDAEKGVVNFYAPVFSGIRYKYAKPVADYVTDFKDKLAQDCTLDDTRLVFSCNCILNYLYSELEGKKTEPFVGPITFGEIAYQLLNQTLVYVELHDV; this comes from the coding sequence GCTGGCAGGCGACGAAACCGTGCTGCGCTCTCTGCCCAAGGGGGCGTGGGTCGGTGGCACCATCCCGTATTTCATGTCCAAAAAATTCGGCGGGCTGGCCTCCAAAGACATGGTGTTCGCCACGGACCTCACAGAGATTGTCGCCAGCTGGGAACTGCAGCGGTACGATGCGGAAAGCGTGGCGCAAGTGTATGTGAAGGCTCCGGAAAATGGCTTCAGCTTCATCATCATTCCTGCCACCAGCCCCACGCACCTTTCGTTTGCCCTGAACGCGCCCAATTACGAGCAGTTCGGGGTGCGGCCGCTGGTGGGCTGGATTTCCGGCGTGCATTTGGAAGACTTGGGCAAGGTGACGCCCAAGGTTTTTGATGGGCAAACCGGCGAGGGCATCGAGGACGGCGCGCTGGTCATGGCGGTGACGTTGCCTGCGGGCAAGGCGGCCTCCCTGGGCATCGTGAACCTGTTTGAGCAGGGCGCGGGCGATACTTTGACCTTCCCCGAGTCCGGCTTTGCCACCCAGGACGTGTTTGTCAACGGCAAACGCACCAACTTTGCCCACTACCTCACGGAAAAACAGCTGGATACCAAGCTGCCGCTGGTGGCGGACTATTACGGCGCTTCTGTGAACATCAGCTTCCAGAGCGTGGATGCGGAAAAAGGCGTGGTGAATTTCTACGCGCCAGTGTTCAGCGGCATTCGCTACAAGTACGCCAAACCCGTGGCGGATTATGTGACGGATTTCAAGGACAAGCTGGCTCAGGATTGCACGTTGGATGATACGCGGCTGGTGTTCTCCTGCAACTGCATCCTTAACTATCTGTATTCGGAACTCGAAGGCAAAAAAACAGAACCCTTCGTCGGGCCGATTACTTTTGGTGAAATCGCATACCAGTTGCTCAATCAGACGCTGGTGTACGTGGAATTGCACGACGTGTAA